The Streptomyces sp. NBC_01244 genome contains a region encoding:
- a CDS encoding ATP-dependent DNA helicase, whose protein sequence is MPRGQPALTDPEQLKELLGIPFTPEQMACVTAPPAPQVIVAGAGSGKTTVMAARVVWLVGTGAVAPEQVLGLTFTNKAAGELAERVRTALARAGITDPDPSPAEADSAGGEPRIATYHAFAGQLLKDHGLRIGLEPSARLLADATRFQLAARVLREAPGPYPSLTKSVPDLVSDLLALDGELSEHLVPPERLRAYDTELLSALADVKLSNEDLRKVPEAVRGRLELLELVSRYRAAKRSRDLLDFGDQIALSAQLATTRPEVGALLREEFRVVLLDEYQDTSVAQRLLLSGLFGAGTGHAVTAVGDPCQAIYGWRGASVANLDDFPEHFPYADGSPATRFSLSENRRSGGRLLDLANELAVPLRALHEGVEALRPAPGAERDGSVRCALLETHAQELDWIGDSIAHLVRTGTEPREIAVLCRSGGDFARIQAVLVERDVPVEVVGLSGLLHLPEVADLVAVCEVLQDPGANAALVRLLIGPRWRIGARDLALLGRRARTLISRSSPSSSDDDRLAAAVEGVDPAEIVSLADALETFLDGAGQSAPDQLPFSAAARVRFAHLAQELRDLRRSLSDPLMDVLHRVLATTGLDVELASSPHALAARRRETLSSFMDVAAGFASLDGEASLLAFLGFLRTAAQYEKGLDHALPGGENTVKVLTAHKSKGLEWDVVVVPDLSAGSFPKEKAPEAWTSYAKVLPYALRGDAPTLPPTPEWTSPGLRAFKSALKSHKAVEELRLGYVTFTRPRSLLLASGHWWGPTQKKPRGPSSFLSALYEHCAAGHGEIEAWADTPAPDAENPALSTDSTPDHSWPLPLDPTSLTLRRAAATLVESYLHPTREGSSGHRGTPGASDRARTPGRSGYADPPEAPEYPAAPEDAYLWPPHCEDPAYDDEPPAPWPDPAEAAAGGDAPWPDQAEGPTAAAIPRPDPADGPTATAATRPQTGPGRGAPAGHPGTGVHAAAGGTPQGVRGEAPVSGRGGAGEEAPPTPLWPQDTARSTSRPVPAAPGTADPLWPEDAAPSRSAPQPYPAAPGSADPLWPEDAAPSRSAPRPRPAAPGAADDDLWPEDADEDAAGDADWAAAKPPPRPAAPGDDLWPEEADWAEPGPRPRPVTPGEAVPWPGPVAVPGTGPLTPEDARAIASWDRDLDALEGELRRAREAVRDVELPPALSASQLLRLASDEQGFVRDLARPMPKPPQPAARQGTRFHAWVESRFEELPLPHLDVLDPLTDLPGAQPPGGDGSDQDIADEADLDSLKAAFERSAYADRTPFRMEVPVQLTLAGRVIRGRIDAVYRTEEPDGGSAGYEIVDWKTGRTTEADPLQLAVYRLAWAEATNTPLSRVTAVFLHVRSGRVIRPRNLPDRARLEQILQGKTDTESDHRTDG, encoded by the coding sequence GTGCCCCGGGGCCAACCGGCCCTCACCGATCCCGAGCAGCTCAAGGAGCTCCTGGGGATCCCCTTCACGCCCGAACAGATGGCCTGCGTCACCGCCCCGCCCGCCCCGCAGGTCATCGTGGCCGGCGCCGGCTCCGGCAAGACCACCGTCATGGCCGCCCGCGTGGTCTGGCTCGTCGGCACCGGCGCGGTCGCACCCGAGCAGGTGCTCGGCCTGACCTTCACCAACAAGGCCGCCGGCGAGCTCGCCGAGCGGGTACGGACCGCCCTCGCGCGGGCCGGGATCACCGATCCGGACCCCTCCCCGGCCGAGGCCGACTCCGCGGGAGGGGAGCCGCGCATCGCCACCTACCACGCCTTCGCCGGACAGCTCCTCAAGGACCACGGCCTGCGCATCGGCCTGGAGCCCAGCGCCCGGCTGCTCGCCGACGCCACCCGCTTCCAGCTCGCCGCCCGTGTACTGCGCGAGGCCCCCGGGCCCTACCCGTCCCTCACCAAATCCGTTCCCGACCTGGTCAGCGACCTGCTCGCGCTCGACGGGGAGCTCTCCGAGCACCTCGTACCGCCGGAGCGCCTGCGCGCGTACGACACGGAGCTGCTCTCCGCCCTCGCGGACGTGAAGCTGAGCAACGAGGACCTGCGCAAGGTGCCCGAGGCGGTCCGCGGCCGCCTCGAACTCCTCGAGCTCGTCTCCCGCTACCGCGCCGCCAAACGCTCCCGCGACCTCCTCGACTTCGGCGACCAGATAGCCCTCTCCGCGCAGCTCGCCACCACCCGGCCCGAGGTCGGCGCCCTGCTGCGCGAGGAGTTCCGCGTCGTCCTGCTCGACGAGTACCAGGACACCTCGGTCGCACAGCGACTGCTGCTGTCCGGGCTGTTCGGCGCCGGCACCGGGCACGCGGTGACCGCCGTCGGCGACCCCTGCCAGGCCATCTACGGCTGGCGCGGCGCCTCCGTGGCCAACCTGGACGACTTCCCCGAGCACTTCCCGTACGCCGACGGCAGTCCCGCCACCCGCTTCTCCCTCAGCGAGAACCGGCGCAGCGGCGGCCGCCTCCTGGACCTGGCCAACGAGCTCGCCGTCCCGCTGCGCGCCCTGCACGAGGGAGTCGAGGCCCTGCGCCCCGCACCGGGTGCGGAGCGCGACGGCTCCGTCCGGTGCGCGCTGCTGGAGACCCACGCCCAGGAGCTCGACTGGATCGGCGACTCCATCGCCCACCTGGTCCGTACGGGAACCGAGCCGCGCGAGATCGCCGTACTGTGCCGCTCGGGCGGGGACTTCGCGCGGATCCAGGCGGTCCTCGTCGAGCGCGACGTCCCGGTCGAAGTGGTCGGCCTGTCCGGCCTGCTCCACCTCCCGGAGGTCGCGGACCTCGTCGCCGTCTGCGAGGTCCTCCAGGACCCGGGAGCCAACGCCGCGCTCGTCCGGCTGCTCATCGGGCCGCGCTGGCGGATCGGCGCCCGCGACCTGGCGCTGCTGGGCCGGCGCGCCCGCACGCTGATCTCCCGCTCCTCCCCCTCCTCCTCCGACGACGACCGCCTCGCGGCGGCGGTGGAGGGCGTGGACCCGGCGGAGATCGTGTCGCTGGCCGACGCCCTGGAAACCTTCCTGGACGGCGCGGGCCAGTCCGCACCCGACCAGCTGCCCTTCTCCGCGGCCGCCCGGGTCCGCTTCGCGCACCTGGCCCAGGAACTGCGCGACCTGCGGCGTTCCCTCTCGGACCCCCTGATGGACGTCCTGCACCGCGTCCTGGCGACGACCGGCCTCGACGTGGAGCTGGCCTCGTCCCCGCACGCCCTGGCGGCCCGCCGCCGGGAGACCCTGTCGAGCTTCATGGACGTGGCGGCCGGCTTCGCCTCCCTCGACGGCGAGGCCTCCCTCCTCGCCTTCCTCGGCTTCCTGCGCACGGCGGCCCAGTACGAAAAGGGCCTGGACCACGCTCTCCCCGGCGGGGAGAACACGGTCAAGGTCCTCACGGCCCACAAGTCCAAGGGCCTGGAATGGGACGTGGTGGTGGTCCCCGACCTCTCCGCCGGCTCCTTCCCGAAGGAGAAGGCCCCGGAGGCCTGGACCTCGTACGCGAAGGTCCTCCCGTACGCCCTGCGCGGGGACGCGCCGACCCTCCCGCCCACACCGGAATGGACCTCGCCGGGCCTGCGCGCCTTCAAGTCGGCCCTCAAGTCCCACAAGGCCGTAGAGGAGCTCCGCCTCGGCTACGTCACCTTCACCCGCCCGCGCTCGCTCCTCCTGGCCTCGGGCCACTGGTGGGGCCCGACCCAGAAGAAGCCGCGCGGCCCGTCCTCCTTCCTCTCCGCCCTGTACGAACACTGCGCCGCGGGCCACGGCGAGATCGAAGCCTGGGCCGACACCCCCGCCCCGGACGCGGAGAACCCGGCCCTCTCCACGGACTCCACCCCCGACCACTCCTGGCCGCTCCCCCTGGACCCCACCTCCCTCACCCTCCGCCGAGCCGCCGCCACCCTGGTCGAGTCCTACCTCCACCCGACCCGCGAGGGGTCCTCGGGCCACCGGGGGACCCCGGGCGCCTCGGACCGCGCGCGGACACCGGGCCGGTCGGGGTACGCCGACCCCCCGGAGGCACCGGAGTACCCGGCCGCCCCGGAGGACGCCTACCTCTGGCCCCCGCACTGCGAAGACCCCGCCTACGACGATGAGCCCCCGGCCCCGTGGCCGGACCCGGCTGAAGCAGCCGCCGGGGGGGACGCCCCGTGGCCCGACCAGGCCGAAGGGCCCACCGCCGCGGCGATCCCGAGGCCGGACCCGGCCGACGGGCCGACCGCCACGGCCGCCACCAGGCCGCAGACCGGGCCGGGCCGGGGTGCGCCCGCAGGCCACCCCGGCACAGGCGTGCACGCCGCCGCGGGCGGCACCCCGCAGGGGGTCCGGGGCGAAGCCCCGGTTTCGGGAAGGGGCGGGGCGGGGGAAGAAGCCCCCCCGACCCCCCTGTGGCCGCAGGACACCGCCCGCTCCACGTCCCGCCCGGTCCCGGCCGCGCCCGGCACCGCCGACCCCCTGTGGCCGGAGGACGCAGCCCCGTCCCGGTCCGCACCCCAGCCGTACCCCGCCGCGCCCGGCAGCGCCGACCCCCTGTGGCCGGAGGACGCAGCCCCGTCCCGGTCCGCACCCCGCCCGCGCCCCGCCGCGCCCGGTGCAGCCGACGACGACTTGTGGCCCGAGGACGCGGACGAGGACGCGGCCGGGGACGCCGACTGGGCCGCCGCCAAGCCCCCGCCGCGCCCCGCCGCGCCCGGCGACGACCTGTGGCCGGAGGAAGCCGACTGGGCCGAGCCCGGGCCCCGCCCGCGCCCCGTGACACCCGGCGAAGCCGTCCCGTGGCCCGGCCCCGTGGCCGTACCCGGTACCGGCCCGCTCACCCCCGAGGACGCAAGAGCCATCGCCTCCTGGGACCGCGACCTCGACGCCCTGGAGGGCGAACTCCGCCGAGCCCGCGAGGCCGTCCGCGACGTGGAGCTCCCACCCGCGCTCTCCGCGAGCCAGCTGCTCCGTCTCGCCTCCGACGAGCAGGGCTTCGTACGCGACCTCGCCCGCCCCATGCCCAAGCCCCCGCAGCCGGCCGCCCGTCAGGGCACCCGGTTCCACGCCTGGGTGGAGTCCCGCTTCGAGGAGCTCCCGCTGCCGCACCTCGACGTCCTCGACCCCCTCACCGACCTCCCCGGAGCCCAGCCCCCCGGAGGGGACGGCTCCGACCAGGACATCGCCGACGAGGCCGACCTCGACTCCCTCAAGGCGGCCTTCGAGCGGAGCGCGTACGCCGACCGGACCCCGTTCCGCATGGAGGTCCCGGTCCAGCTGACCCTCGCCGGCCGGGTGATCCGCGGCCGGATCGACGCCGTCTACCGCACCGAGGAGCCGGACGGCGGCAGCGCCGGCTACGAGATCGTCGACTGGAAGACCGGCCGCACCACGGAGGCCGACCCCCTCCAGCTGGCCGTCTACCGCCTGGCCTGGGCGGAGGCCACGAACACCCCCCTCTCCCGGGTCACGGCAGTGTTCCTGCACGTCCGCAGCGGCCGCGTGATCCGCCCCCGGAACCTTCCCGACCGTGCTCGTCTTGAGCAGATCCTCCAAGGCAAAACGGACACGGAAAGTGACCATCGAACGGACGGCTAG
- a CDS encoding dipeptidase, whose translation MSDTPADSVVRTYIETHRAAFLDDLADWLRIPSVSAQPEHADDVRRSADWLAAKLKETGFPVTEVWQTAGAPAVFAEWPSEDPAAPTVLVYGHHDVQPAALADGWHTDPFEPVIKDGRMYGRGAADDKGQVFFHTLGVRAHLAATGASAPAVHLKLIIEGEEESGSPHFRALVEREAARLAADVVIVSDTGMWSETTPTVCTGMRGVADCEIDFFGPDQDIHSGAFGGAVPNPATVAARLVAALHDADERVTIPGFYDNIAELTDAERALIAELPFDESEWLRTAKSYAASGEAGYSTLERVWARPTAEVNGIGGGYQGPGGKTIVPASAHLKLSFRLVSGQDPYEVETAVTAWVAERVPAGIRHAITFGAPTRPCLTPLDHPALQSVVRAMSRAFGQKVRFTREGGSGPAADLQDVLNAPVLFLGISVPSDGWHSPNEKVELDLLAKGVETAAYLWGDLAAHWKPASA comes from the coding sequence ATGAGCGACACCCCGGCGGACAGCGTCGTCCGCACGTACATCGAAACCCACCGCGCGGCCTTCCTCGACGACCTCGCCGACTGGCTCCGCATCCCCTCCGTCTCGGCCCAGCCGGAGCACGCGGACGACGTACGGCGCAGCGCCGACTGGCTGGCCGCGAAGCTCAAGGAGACCGGTTTCCCGGTCACCGAGGTCTGGCAGACGGCCGGCGCCCCCGCCGTCTTCGCCGAATGGCCGAGCGAGGACCCCGCCGCCCCCACCGTCCTCGTCTACGGGCACCACGACGTGCAGCCCGCGGCCCTCGCCGACGGCTGGCACACCGACCCGTTCGAGCCGGTGATCAAGGACGGCCGGATGTACGGGCGCGGCGCCGCCGACGACAAGGGACAGGTCTTCTTCCACACCCTCGGCGTCCGGGCCCACCTCGCCGCGACCGGCGCGTCCGCCCCCGCCGTGCACCTCAAGCTGATCATCGAGGGCGAGGAAGAGTCCGGTTCCCCGCACTTCCGCGCCCTCGTGGAGCGCGAGGCGGCCCGCCTCGCCGCCGACGTCGTGATCGTCTCCGACACCGGCATGTGGTCCGAAACCACGCCCACCGTCTGCACCGGCATGCGCGGCGTCGCCGACTGCGAGATCGACTTCTTCGGCCCCGACCAGGACATCCACTCGGGTGCCTTCGGCGGCGCCGTGCCGAATCCGGCCACCGTCGCCGCCCGCCTCGTCGCGGCCCTGCACGACGCGGACGAGCGGGTCACGATCCCCGGCTTCTACGACAACATCGCCGAGCTCACCGACGCGGAGCGGGCGCTGATCGCCGAGCTCCCCTTCGACGAGAGCGAGTGGCTCCGTACGGCCAAGTCCTACGCGGCCTCGGGCGAGGCCGGCTACTCCACGCTGGAGCGCGTCTGGGCCCGCCCGACCGCCGAGGTCAACGGCATCGGCGGCGGCTACCAGGGACCCGGCGGCAAGACCATCGTGCCCGCCTCGGCGCACCTGAAGCTGTCGTTCCGCCTGGTCTCCGGGCAGGACCCCTACGAGGTCGAGACGGCCGTGACGGCCTGGGTCGCGGAGCGCGTCCCGGCCGGGATCCGGCATGCCATCACCTTCGGCGCCCCGACCCGGCCGTGCCTGACCCCGCTGGACCACCCGGCGCTGCAGTCGGTCGTACGCGCCATGAGCAGGGCCTTCGGCCAGAAGGTCCGCTTCACGCGGGAAGGCGGCTCGGGGCCGGCGGCCGACCTCCAGGACGTGCTGAACGCCCCCGTCCTCTTCCTCGGGATCTCCGTGCCCTCCGACGGCTGGCACTCGCCGAACGAGAAGGTCGAGCTCGACCTGCTCGCCAAGGGGGTCGAGACGGCCGCCTACCTCTGGGGCGACTTGGCCGCCCACTGGAAGCCGGCGTCCGCTTGA
- the nudC gene encoding NAD(+) diphosphatase, translating to MEVPVSTHTESERPISLAAPSGIDRAAHHRLDEAWLAAAWSHPSTRVFVVSGGQVLIDDAPDGGTAIVMTPAFEAPVTETHRYFLGTDEDGVRYFALQKDSLPGRMDQSARPAGLREAGMLLSARDAGLMVHAVALENWQRMHRFCSRCGERTVVAAAGHIRRCPGCGAEHYPRTDPAVIMLVTDDQDRALLGRQVHWPEGRFSTLAGFVEPGESIEQSVIREVWEEAGVKVGEVDYVASQPWPFPYSLMLGFTARAVTFDIEVDGDEIQEARWFSRDDLRTAIESGEVLPPAGISIAARLVELWYGKPLPKPVTNA from the coding sequence TTGGAAGTACCTGTGAGCACCCATACCGAGTCCGAGCGCCCGATCTCGCTGGCCGCGCCCAGCGGAATCGACCGCGCCGCGCACCACCGCCTCGACGAGGCGTGGCTCGCCGCGGCGTGGAGCCACCCCAGCACCCGTGTCTTCGTCGTCTCGGGCGGCCAGGTCCTGATCGACGACGCCCCCGACGGCGGCACCGCGATCGTGATGACCCCGGCCTTCGAGGCCCCGGTCACCGAGACCCACCGGTACTTCCTGGGGACCGACGAGGACGGCGTACGGTACTTCGCGCTGCAGAAGGACTCGCTGCCCGGCCGCATGGACCAGTCGGCCCGCCCGGCCGGCCTGCGCGAGGCCGGAATGCTGCTCTCCGCGCGGGACGCCGGGCTGATGGTGCACGCGGTGGCGCTGGAGAACTGGCAGCGCATGCACCGTTTCTGCTCCCGCTGCGGCGAGCGCACGGTGGTCGCCGCGGCCGGGCACATCCGCCGCTGCCCGGGCTGCGGGGCCGAGCACTACCCGCGGACCGACCCGGCCGTGATCATGCTGGTCACGGACGATCAGGACCGCGCGCTGCTGGGCCGCCAGGTGCACTGGCCCGAGGGCCGCTTCTCCACCCTCGCGGGATTCGTGGAGCCGGGCGAGTCGATCGAGCAGTCGGTGATCCGCGAGGTGTGGGAGGAGGCGGGCGTCAAGGTCGGCGAGGTCGACTACGTCGCCAGCCAGCCCTGGCCGTTCCCGTACAGCCTGATGCTGGGCTTCACGGCGCGCGCCGTGACCTTCGACATCGAGGTCGACGGCGACGAGATCCAGGAGGCCCGCTGGTTCTCCCGCGACGACCTGCGCACGGCGATCGAGTCCGGCGAGGTCCTCCCGCCGGCGGGCATCTCCATCGCGGCCCGCCTGGTCGAGCTCTGGTACGGAAAGCCGCTCCCGAAGCCGGTCACGAACGCCTGA
- a CDS encoding aldo/keto reductase translates to MTTTVFRIGGDLEVRRLGFGAMHLATDPGPGREGSLAVARRAVELGVTLIDTAHMYGWGANEELLAEALHPYPDGVLVTTKVGIARSVPSGDWTQDARPAALREQVEQALRRLRVERIELLQLHRIDPRTPLADQIGALRDLRAEGKVGRIGLSEVTVGELGAAREIVDIASVQNRYNLLDREHEPVLAACEAAGIAFLPWATVARGRSGATAEIAAVAAEAGATPTQVALAWLLGRSPVILPIPGTARISHLEENLAAEGLRLTETQRARLDRLSEQSGRS, encoded by the coding sequence GTGACCACGACCGTGTTTCGCATCGGTGGGGATCTGGAAGTGCGCAGGCTCGGTTTCGGGGCCATGCACCTGGCCACGGACCCGGGTCCGGGCCGTGAGGGTTCCCTCGCGGTGGCCCGGCGGGCCGTCGAGCTGGGCGTCACGCTGATCGACACCGCCCACATGTACGGCTGGGGCGCCAACGAGGAGCTGCTGGCCGAGGCCCTGCACCCGTATCCGGACGGGGTCCTCGTCACCACCAAGGTCGGCATCGCCCGATCCGTCCCGTCGGGCGACTGGACGCAGGACGCGCGGCCGGCCGCGCTGCGCGAGCAGGTCGAGCAGGCGCTGCGCCGGCTGCGGGTCGAGCGGATCGAGCTGCTCCAGCTGCACCGCATCGATCCGCGGACGCCGCTCGCCGATCAGATCGGCGCGCTGCGGGACCTGCGGGCCGAGGGCAAGGTCGGCCGGATCGGGCTGTCGGAGGTCACCGTCGGCGAACTCGGCGCGGCCCGGGAGATCGTCGACATCGCGAGCGTGCAGAACCGCTACAACCTGCTCGACCGGGAGCACGAGCCCGTGCTCGCGGCTTGCGAGGCGGCGGGCATCGCGTTCCTGCCCTGGGCCACCGTCGCCCGGGGGCGGTCCGGGGCGACCGCCGAGATCGCCGCCGTGGCGGCCGAGGCCGGGGCCACCCCCACGCAGGTGGCACTCGCCTGGCTCCTGGGCCGCTCGCCGGTCATCCTCCCGATCCCGGGCACGGCCCGGATCTCCCACCTGGAGGAGAACCTCGCGGCGGAAGGCCTCCGGCTGACCGAAACCCAGCGCGCCCGCCTCGACCGGCTGTCCGAGCAGTCCGGCCGGAGCTAG
- a CDS encoding mycoredoxin — protein MQDAGTVTMYSTTWCGYCRRLKSQMDREGIAYTEINIELDPESAAFVEKANGGNQTVPTVLVTSSAGSESVMTNPSLAQVKQALAV, from the coding sequence ATGCAGGACGCGGGAACGGTCACGATGTACAGCACGACCTGGTGCGGCTACTGCCGTCGGCTGAAGAGCCAGATGGACCGGGAAGGCATCGCCTACACCGAGATCAACATCGAGCTCGACCCCGAGTCCGCGGCGTTCGTGGAGAAGGCGAACGGCGGCAACCAGACGGTTCCCACCGTCCTCGTCACCTCCTCCGCGGGCAGCGAGTCCGTCATGACGAACCCGAGCCTGGCCCAGGTCAAGCAGGCCCTCGCCGTCTGA
- a CDS encoding ATP-dependent DNA helicase UvrD2, translating into MTSATHSSSFTPGADSADAVLLGLDPEQREVATTLRGPVCVLAGAGTGKTRAITHRIAYGVRSGQLMPASVLAVTFTNRAAGEMRGRLRELGAGGVQARTFHSAALRQLQYFWPKAVGGDVPRLLERKIQFVAEAGARCRIRLDRGELRDVTGEIEWAKVTQTVPADYPAAARKSGREAPRDLAEIAQIYGTYEQLKRDRGMIDFEDVLLLTVGILQDRHDIAEQIRTQYQHFVVDEYQDVSPLQQRLLDLWLGERDTLCVVGDASQTIYSFTGATPDHLLNFRTKYPQATLVKLVRDYRSTPQVVHLANGLLAQAKGRAAEHRLELVSQRETGPDPVYAEYPDEPAEAEGIAHRIRDLVAAGVPAGEIAVLYRINAQSEVYEQALADAGVPYQLRGAERFFERAEVQKAILALRGAARSGGNDRLLDDVVELGSQVRAVLSSTGWTGEPPAGSGAVRDQWESLAALVRLAEDFARSRPSATLADLTIELDERKAAQHAPTVQGVTLASLHAAKGLEWDAVFLVGLTDGMIPITYAKTDEQVEEERRLLYVGVTRARHHLTLSWALSRTPGGRGSRRPSRFLNGLRPGSLAPGSRPGGPVEPGARKRGRRGPAVCRVCRKTLTDAGELKLMRCEDCPSDMDEGLYERLRDWRAVQAKEQGMPGYCVFTDKTLMAIAEAAPSQEGELSMISGVGARKLERYGADVLAICAGGDPGTEDPGDA; encoded by the coding sequence GTGACATCAGCAACGCACTCCTCATCCTTCACGCCCGGCGCCGACTCGGCCGACGCGGTGCTCCTGGGCCTGGACCCGGAGCAGCGCGAGGTCGCGACGACCCTGCGCGGGCCGGTGTGCGTGCTCGCGGGCGCCGGCACGGGCAAGACCCGGGCGATCACCCACCGCATCGCCTACGGGGTCCGTTCCGGCCAGCTGATGCCGGCGAGCGTGCTGGCCGTCACCTTCACCAACCGGGCCGCCGGCGAGATGCGCGGCCGCCTGCGCGAGCTGGGCGCGGGCGGGGTGCAGGCGCGGACCTTCCACTCCGCCGCCCTGCGCCAGCTCCAGTACTTCTGGCCCAAGGCGGTCGGCGGCGACGTGCCCCGGCTGCTCGAGCGCAAGATCCAGTTCGTCGCCGAGGCGGGCGCGCGCTGCCGCATCCGCCTCGACCGGGGCGAGCTGCGCGATGTCACCGGCGAGATCGAGTGGGCGAAGGTCACCCAGACGGTGCCCGCCGACTATCCGGCGGCCGCCCGCAAGTCCGGCCGCGAGGCCCCCCGGGACCTGGCCGAGATCGCCCAGATCTACGGGACGTACGAGCAGCTCAAGCGCGACCGCGGCATGATCGACTTCGAGGACGTGCTGCTCCTCACCGTCGGTATCCTGCAGGACCGCCACGACATCGCCGAGCAGATCCGCACCCAGTACCAGCACTTCGTCGTCGACGAGTACCAGGACGTCAGCCCGCTCCAGCAGCGGCTGCTGGACCTCTGGCTCGGCGAGCGCGACACCCTCTGCGTGGTCGGCGACGCCAGCCAGACGATCTACTCCTTCACCGGTGCCACCCCCGACCACCTGCTGAACTTCCGCACCAAGTACCCGCAGGCCACCCTGGTCAAGCTGGTCCGCGACTACCGCTCCACGCCGCAGGTGGTCCACCTCGCCAACGGGCTCCTCGCCCAGGCCAAGGGCCGCGCCGCCGAGCACCGCCTGGAGTTGGTCTCCCAGCGCGAGACCGGCCCCGACCCGGTCTACGCCGAGTACCCCGACGAGCCCGCCGAGGCCGAGGGCATCGCCCACCGGATCCGGGACCTCGTCGCGGCCGGCGTCCCGGCGGGCGAGATCGCCGTGCTCTACCGCATCAACGCCCAGTCCGAGGTCTACGAGCAGGCCCTCGCCGACGCCGGAGTCCCCTACCAACTGCGCGGAGCCGAGCGCTTCTTCGAGCGCGCCGAGGTGCAGAAGGCGATCCTCGCCCTGCGCGGAGCCGCCCGCTCCGGCGGCAACGACCGGCTGCTCGACGACGTCGTGGAGCTCGGCTCCCAGGTCCGGGCCGTCCTCAGCTCCACCGGCTGGACCGGCGAACCGCCCGCCGGTTCCGGCGCCGTCCGTGACCAGTGGGAATCGCTGGCCGCGCTGGTCCGGCTCGCCGAGGACTTCGCCCGCAGCCGGCCGTCCGCGACCCTGGCCGACCTGACGATCGAGCTGGACGAACGCAAGGCCGCCCAGCACGCCCCGACCGTCCAAGGCGTCACCCTCGCCTCGCTGCACGCGGCGAAGGGCCTGGAGTGGGATGCCGTGTTCCTCGTGGGCCTGACCGACGGCATGATCCCGATCACCTATGCGAAGACGGACGAGCAGGTCGAGGAGGAGCGCCGGCTGCTCTACGTCGGCGTCACCCGCGCCCGGCACCACCTGACGCTCTCCTGGGCCCTCTCCCGGACTCCGGGCGGCCGCGGGTCCCGACGCCCCAGTCGCTTCCTGAACGGCCTGAGGCCGGGCTCCCTGGCACCGGGAAGCAGGCCGGGCGGTCCGGTCGAGCCCGGTGCCCGCAAACGGGGCCGCCGCGGCCCGGCCGTGTGCCGGGTCTGCCGCAAGACCCTGACCGACGCCGGCGAGCTGAAACTGATGCGCTGCGAGGACTGCCCTTCGGACATGGACGAAGGGCTCTACGAGCGGCTGCGCGACTGGCGCGCCGTCCAGGCGAAGGAGCAGGGCATGCCCGGCTACTGCGTCTTCACGGACAAGACGCTGATGGCCATCGCGGAGGCCGCACCCTCGCAGGAGGGAGAGCTCTCGATGATCTCCGGCGTGGGCGCCCGGAAGCTGGAGCGGTACGGAGCGGACGTGCTGGCCATCTGTGCAGGTGGGGACCCCGGGACGGAAGATCCTGGCGACGCGTAG
- a CDS encoding WhiB family transcriptional regulator produces MQLEAHAPSVPKTQTLSPPAVPEDSTLTPLTALTALDDAIENLGVPVACRTYDPEVFFAESPADVEYAKSLCGTCPLVEACLAGALERREPWGVWGGELFVQGVVVARKRPRGRPRKNPVVAA; encoded by the coding sequence GTGCAACTCGAAGCGCACGCCCCGTCCGTACCGAAGACCCAGACCCTCTCCCCGCCCGCAGTCCCGGAGGACTCCACCTTGACTCCCCTCACCGCGCTGACCGCGCTCGACGACGCCATCGAGAACCTCGGCGTGCCCGTCGCCTGTCGCACCTACGACCCCGAGGTCTTCTTCGCCGAGTCCCCGGCCGACGTCGAGTACGCGAAGTCCCTCTGCGGCACCTGCCCGCTGGTCGAGGCCTGCCTCGCCGGTGCGCTGGAGCGCCGCGAGCCCTGGGGTGTCTGGGGAGGCGAGCTCTTCGTCCAGGGTGTCGTCGTCGCCCGGAAGCGTCCCCGTGGCCGTCCGCGCAAGAACCCGGTCGTTGCGGCATGA